One part of the Solanum dulcamara chromosome 8, daSolDulc1.2, whole genome shotgun sequence genome encodes these proteins:
- the LOC129901748 gene encoding uncharacterized protein LOC129901748: MPNVKTPHLPTFRRRFHLQLRFLYYNNCHFRAAQHIKNSSIMDSHSSPHGSIIFSTVGRTNYGFDIFSIKSPFSFLTPPIEHRLTDGTSVNYNGQFVGEDQTLVFVSERSGAPRIYLKRHSSSQVKIEQLHASIDSLFLDRPFIRNKRLYYISAHQQPKHVFTSSSSIYSTNIDDGSKIIRLTPYGCVDYSPAISQSGHLIAVASYRDRRWPTDEFRDLTTDIVVFPEFDPDKRTVVCQHGGWPAWSGDSTIYFHRQADDGWWSIFRVDLPEDSFNLRADAVRVTPPGVHCFTPAASHSSKSMIAIATRRPGKSYRHIEIFDVESHKFYSVTELLNPTTHHYNPFFSPKSTFLSYHRFRSESSSGDATIPSLDPVISPEKGLRMLRLNGSFPSFSPSGDFIAFNHDFNANSGLKIVKSDGSKKWTLFKGRTAFCNSWSPAEPNVIFTSVGPVFDSVKATVQIARVSFNSLNLTKDDCGEIPVEIEVLTKEETGNNAFPSCSPDGKHIVFRSGRSGHKNLYIIDAVKGELEGGGIHQLTEGPWIDTMPSWSPDGNLIAFSSNRHNPDNVTCFSIYIIHPNGTGLRRIHVAGPKGSDEVDKERLNHVCFSKDSEWLLFTGNLGGVTAEPVSLPNQYQPYGDLYLVKLDGSGLRRLTCNAYENGTPSWHPSAILLTTLDIEGDVVVGDKLRGEFDDVLWMNC, from the coding sequence ATGCCTAACGTGAAGACTCCTCACCTACCTACGTTCCGTCGCCGTTTCCATTTGCAGCTCAGATTTCTCTATTATAATAATTGCCATTTCCGTGCTGCACAGCACATCAAGAATAGTAGCATTATGGATTCACACTCATCACCACATGGTTCTATTATCTTCTCTACCGTTGGCAGAACCAACTACGGCTTCGATATCTTCTCCATCAAATCTCCATTTTCATTCCTCACTCCTCCGATAGAGCACCGCCTCACAGACGGTACCTCCGTTAATTATAACGGTCAGTTCGTCGGCGAAGACCAAACACTCGTCTTCGTCTCTGAGAGATCAGGTGCTCCTCGCATTTACTTGAAACGTCACTCCTCCTCCCAAGTAAAGATCGAACAACTTCATGCTTCCATTGATAGCTTATTTCTCGACCGTCCATTTATTCGAAATAAACGCCTATACTATATTTCTGCTCATCAACAACCCAAACATGTTTTCACCAGCTCGTCCTCTATTTATTCTACCAATATTGACGATGGTAGTAAGATCATCCGATTGACTCCGTACGGCTGCGTTGATTACAGTCCAGCTATTTCACAATCTGGACACCTGATTGCGGTTGCATCCTACCGAGACCGTCGTTGGCCTACTGATGAATTCCGTGATCTGACTACTGATATTGTTGTTTTCCCTGAATTCGACCCCGATAAGCGGACAGTCGTGTGTCAACACGGTGGCTGGCCAGCTTGGTCTGGTGATTCAACCATCTATTTTCATCGGCAAGCTGATGATGGTTGGTGGAGCATTTTTAGAGTTGATTTACCCGAGGATTCCTTCAATTTGCGTGCTGATGCGGTTCGAGTCACTCCTCCTGGTGTGCACTGCTTTACTCCAGCAGCCTCACACAGCTCCAAATCAATGATTGCTATTGCTACCAGAAGACCGGGGAAGAGCTATCGCCACATTGAGATTTTTGACGTGGAGTCCCACAAGTTCTACTCGGTGACCGAGTTGCTTAACCCTACCACTCACCATTACAATCCATTCTTCTCTCCTAAGTCTACGTTTCTCAGCTATCACCGATTCCGAAGCGAATCATCATCAGGAGACGCAACAATTCCTTCCTTGGACCCGGTAATTTCTCCGGAAAAAGGACTGAGAATGCTAAGGCTTAATGGATCATTTCCTTCCTTCTCTCCCTCAGGTGACTTTATTGCATTCAATCATGATTTCAATGCTAATTCAGGCCTCAAAATCGTTAAATCGGATGGTTCTAAGAAATGGACATTGTTCAAAGGCCGTACGGCTTTCTGCAACTCGTGGTCTCCAGCTGAACCCAACGTGATTTTTACGTCAGTCGGACCTGTATTCGACTCTGTAAAAGCAACTGTTCAAATTGCTCGAGTTTCGTTCAATTCATTAAATCTAACTAAAGATGATTGCGGGGAAATTCCAGTAGAAATAGAAGTTCTCACAAAAGAGGAGACTGGCAATAATGCTTTCCCTTCCTGCTCGCCCGATGGAAAGCACATTGTATTTCGTTCAGGCCGTTCAGGGCATAAAAATCTGTATATTATAGATGCTGTTAAGGGAGAGCTGGAGGGTGGAGGAATTCATCAGCTAACAGAGGGGCCATGGATTGATACAATGCCAAGCTGGTCACCTGACGGAAATCTGATTGCATTTTCTTCCAACAGACACAATCCGGATAACGTCACTTGCTTCAGCATTTACATCATTCATCCAAACGGCACAGGTCTTCGGAGGATCCATGTGGCAGGGCCGAAGGGATCTGATGAAGTGGATAAGGAGAGATTAAACCACGTATGCTTTAGTAAGGACTCTGAGTGGCTTCTGTTCACGGGCAACTTGGGTGGAGTAACAGCAGAACCAGTGTCACTGCCAAACCAATACCAACCGTACGGTGACTTATATTTGGTGAAGTTGGATGGGAGTGGGTTGAGACGACTGACGTGTAACGCATATGAGAATGGAACTCCATCGTGGCACCCATCGGCTATCCTTTTAACTACTTTGGACATAGAAGGGGACGTAGTAGTAGGAGATAAGTTGAGGGGTGAATTTGATGATGTACTGTGGATGAATTGTTGA